A stretch of the Janthinobacterium sp. B9-8 genome encodes the following:
- the ygfZ gene encoding CAF17-like 4Fe-4S cluster assembly/insertion protein YgfZ, which produces MAWTDLLAQGELGDGTSEMQALATATVMSPLAGFGIIAFSGEETEPFLQGQLSSDIRALGENAAQYSSYSTPKGRMLASFLVFRRGDDYCLQIAAELQEAIQKRLSMFVMRSKTKARDVSSDLLLLGVAGPLAAEKLSAVLGDLPEGDFATLHKEHCTVIALPGKRYQLAIASDAALALWQQLAASGVLPVAESLWRLSDIRAGSPWITSATSDAFVAQMANMELIGGVSFTKGCYPGQEIVARTQYLGKLKRRMYRASIATEHAEAGQEVFSSEMNGQASGKVMLAAPADQGRWEILVVAQIASLELGLHLGAVDGPKLEILDLPYAV; this is translated from the coding sequence ATGGCTTGGACAGATCTTTTGGCGCAGGGCGAACTGGGTGATGGCACGAGCGAGATGCAAGCATTAGCCACCGCCACTGTAATGAGCCCGCTTGCTGGTTTTGGCATCATTGCCTTTAGCGGGGAAGAAACCGAGCCTTTTTTACAAGGCCAGCTTTCTAGCGATATTCGCGCTTTGGGTGAAAATGCGGCGCAGTACTCCAGCTATTCCACGCCCAAGGGCCGGATGCTGGCTAGCTTTCTGGTGTTTCGCCGCGGTGATGATTACTGCTTGCAAATTGCTGCTGAGCTGCAAGAGGCGATCCAAAAGCGCCTTTCTATGTTTGTGATGCGCTCTAAAACGAAGGCACGGGATGTCAGTAGCGATTTGCTTTTACTCGGCGTGGCAGGCCCTTTAGCCGCTGAAAAATTATCAGCAGTGTTGGGCGATTTACCAGAAGGTGATTTTGCAACGCTACATAAAGAGCACTGCACGGTGATTGCATTGCCGGGCAAACGTTACCAATTAGCGATTGCAAGCGATGCGGCTTTGGCACTTTGGCAACAATTAGCTGCAAGCGGTGTATTGCCAGTGGCTGAATCACTTTGGCGTTTAAGCGATATTCGTGCAGGCAGCCCATGGATTACCTCAGCAACTAGCGATGCTTTTGTCGCGCAAATGGCCAATATGGAGCTGATTGGTGGCGTGAGCTTTACCAAAGGCTGCTATCCGGGCCAGGAGATTGTGGCGCGTACCCAATATCTGGGTAAGCTTAAGCGCCGCATGTATCGTGCCAGTATTGCAACTGAGCATGCCGAAGCAGGGCAGGAAGTATTTAGCAGTGAAATGAATGGCCAAGCGAGTGGTAAGGTAATGCTAGCCGCTCCCGCAGATCAAGGCCGCTGGGAAATCCTCGTGGTTGCCCAAATTGCCAGCTTAGAGCTAGGTTTACATCTGGGCGCGGTAGACGGGCCTAAACTCGAAATTCTTGATTTACCCTATGCGGTATAA
- a CDS encoding enoyl-ACP reductase FabI, with protein MGFLAGKKILITGLLSDRSIAYGIAQAAKREGAILAFTYVSENLRQRVIDLAKDFDTDLVLPCDVASDEQIAEVFVELGKHWDKLDGLVHSIGFAPREALKGDYLDAVTRESFQIAHDISSYSFAALAKAARPMLSEGASLVTMTYLGAERAIPNYNVMGLAKASLEANVRYMAAALGPDRAIRVNAVSAGPIKTLAAAGIANFSTLLKKAAEGTPMKRNVTQEEVGNVTAFLLSSLSSGMTGEVVMVDCGFSHGAGSSTID; from the coding sequence ATGGGCTTTCTCGCCGGCAAAAAAATCTTGATCACAGGTCTTTTATCAGACCGCTCTATTGCCTACGGCATTGCTCAGGCTGCCAAACGTGAAGGTGCAATCTTGGCCTTCACTTATGTAAGTGAAAACTTACGCCAGCGCGTTATCGATCTGGCGAAAGATTTCGATACTGATTTGGTTCTGCCCTGTGATGTAGCAAGTGATGAGCAGATTGCCGAAGTATTTGTAGAGCTTGGCAAGCACTGGGATAAGCTCGATGGCTTGGTTCACTCGATTGGTTTTGCTCCACGCGAAGCCCTGAAAGGTGATTACCTTGATGCCGTAACGCGCGAATCATTCCAGATTGCGCATGACATCAGCTCTTACAGCTTTGCGGCGCTGGCCAAAGCCGCCCGCCCAATGCTGAGCGAAGGCGCGTCTCTTGTCACCATGACTTACCTTGGCGCAGAGCGTGCGATTCCTAACTACAATGTAATGGGTTTGGCTAAGGCATCGCTGGAAGCCAATGTCCGTTATATGGCCGCTGCACTTGGCCCGGATCGCGCTATTCGTGTGAATGCGGTTTCTGCTGGCCCGATCAAAACACTGGCTGCTGCCGGTATTGCTAATTTCAGCACACTGCTGAAAAAAGCGGCCGAAGGCACACCAATGAAGCGCAATGTGACGCAAGAAGAAGTGGGCAATGTAACTGCCTTCCTTTTATCCTCGCTGTCATCCGGTATGACCGGTGAAGTGGTGATGGTAGATTGTGGCTTTAGCCATGGCGCGGGCTCAAGCACGATAGATTAA